The Streptomyces sp. NBC_00670 genome window below encodes:
- a CDS encoding ATP-binding protein translates to MRRRLIQSTLAVVLVVIAVFGVSLVIVETRTISNSAQERVDSEALRLASIVDGRILDHEKVTAAALKEQLKGQVTEDRYAVVTLPGKAPVEVGSRPDGEVIHATARGEEGETVRVEEPRSTVTREVGRTLLIIGLVALLAIVAAVLLAVRQANRLASPLTDLASTAERLGSGDPRPRHKRYGVPELDRVADVLDSSAERIARMLTAERRLAADASHQLRTPLTALSMRLEEITLTDDPDTVKEEATIALTQVERLTDVVERLLTNARDPRTGSAVSFDLDEVIQQQVAEWRPAYRSEGRAIVSSGKRHLQAVGTPGAVAQVLAALIENSLMHGGGTVALRTRVTGNQAVIEVTDEGPGVPSDLGARIFERTISGRNSTGIGLAVARDLAEADGGRLEMLQAQPPVFGLFLSRTPLKKTPAGDEPRPTVR, encoded by the coding sequence GTGCGCCGCCGTCTCATCCAGTCCACCCTCGCCGTCGTCCTCGTGGTGATCGCGGTCTTCGGCGTCTCCCTCGTCATCGTCGAGACCCGCACCATCAGCAACAGCGCGCAGGAACGCGTCGACTCCGAGGCGCTGCGCCTGGCCAGCATCGTCGACGGCCGCATCCTCGACCACGAGAAGGTCACCGCCGCGGCGCTCAAGGAGCAGCTCAAGGGCCAGGTCACCGAGGACCGGTACGCCGTCGTCACCCTGCCGGGCAAGGCGCCGGTCGAGGTCGGCTCCCGGCCCGACGGCGAGGTCATCCACGCCACCGCCCGGGGCGAGGAGGGCGAGACGGTCCGCGTCGAGGAGCCCCGGTCCACGGTGACCCGCGAGGTCGGCCGCACGCTGCTGATCATCGGCCTGGTCGCGCTGCTCGCGATCGTCGCCGCCGTGCTGCTCGCCGTGCGCCAGGCCAACCGGCTCGCCTCCCCGCTCACCGACCTCGCCTCCACCGCCGAGCGGCTCGGCTCCGGGGACCCGCGGCCCCGGCACAAGCGGTACGGGGTGCCCGAGCTGGACCGGGTCGCCGACGTGCTCGACTCCTCCGCCGAGCGCATCGCCCGGATGCTCACCGCCGAGCGGCGGCTGGCCGCCGACGCCTCCCACCAGCTGCGCACCCCGCTGACCGCGCTGTCCATGCGTCTTGAGGAGATCACCCTCACCGACGACCCGGACACGGTGAAGGAGGAGGCGACGATCGCGCTGACCCAGGTCGAGCGGCTCACGGACGTCGTGGAGCGGCTGCTCACCAACGCCCGCGACCCGCGCACCGGCTCCGCCGTCTCCTTCGACCTCGACGAGGTCATCCAGCAGCAGGTCGCCGAGTGGCGCCCCGCCTACCGCAGCGAGGGCCGGGCCATCGTCAGCTCCGGCAAACGGCATCTGCAGGCCGTGGGCACGCCGGGGGCGGTCGCGCAGGTGCTGGCGGCGCTGATCGAGAACTCCCTGATGCACGGCGGCGGCACGGTCGCGCTGCGCACGCGTGTCACCGGCAACCAGGCGGTCATCGAGGTCACCGACGAGGGCCCCGGCGTCCCCTCCGACCTCGGCGCCCGCATCTTCGAGCGCACGATCAGCGGACGGAACTCCACGGGCATCGGCCTCGCCGTCGCCCGCGACCTCGCGGAGGCGGACGGCGGGCGCCTTGAGATGCTCCAGGCGCAGCCGCCGGTCTTCGGCCTGTTCCTGTCCCGTACGCCGCTGAAGAAGACCCCGGCGGGCGACGAGCCCCGGCCGACGGTGCGCTGA
- a CDS encoding ATP-binding protein produces MSTTRPYSPGDRGPEPSGASGVTADGAVSSEGPSSVPSASSASAASSASAGGPASSGGSASAAGAPPSGGRQVRRLNFDGASGVVPLARDFTRQALYAWGWLPADSADQRAAAEDVLLVVSELVTNACLHAEGPEELYITCDNKVLRIEVSDRGAGQPAPRNPHRAGRPGGHGMFIVERLCLDWGVVRAEGAEGAAGSAGKTVWAELGAP; encoded by the coding sequence ATGAGCACCACCCGGCCTTACTCGCCGGGCGACCGCGGCCCCGAGCCCAGCGGCGCTTCCGGGGTGACCGCGGACGGGGCGGTTTCCTCGGAGGGTCCGTCGTCCGTGCCGTCTGCGTCTTCCGCGTCCGCCGCGTCTTCCGCGTCCGCCGGTGGGCCCGCGTCCTCCGGTGGCTCCGCGTCCGCCGCGGGCGCACCGCCGTCCGGTGGGCGGCAGGTGCGGCGGCTGAACTTCGACGGGGCGAGCGGGGTGGTGCCGCTCGCGCGCGACTTCACCCGGCAGGCGCTCTACGCGTGGGGCTGGCTGCCGGCCGACTCCGCGGATCAGCGGGCCGCCGCGGAGGACGTCCTGCTGGTCGTCTCCGAGCTGGTCACCAACGCGTGCCTGCATGCGGAGGGGCCCGAGGAGCTGTACATCACCTGCGACAACAAGGTGCTGCGGATCGAGGTCTCCGACCGGGGGGCGGGGCAGCCGGCCCCGCGGAACCCTCACCGGGCGGGTCGGCCCGGCGGTCACGGCATGTTCATCGTTGAGCGGTTGTGTTTGGACTGGGGAGTTGTGCGGGCTGAGGGCGCCGAAGGCGCCGCCGGGTCCGCGGGGAAGACGGTCTGGGCGGAGTTGGGAGCGCCGTAG
- a CDS encoding response regulator transcription factor, whose protein sequence is MTRVLLAEDDASISEPLARALRREGYEVEVREDGPTALDAGMQGGVDLVVLDLGLPGMDGLEVARRLRSEGHTVPILILTARADEVDTVVGLDAGADDYVTKPFRLAELLARVRALLRRGATEPQQPPATHGVRIDVESHRAWMGDEELQLTAKEFDLLRVLVRDAGRVVTRDQLMREVWDTTWWSSTKTLDMHISWLRKKLGDDAANPRYIATVRGVGFRFEKS, encoded by the coding sequence ATGACCCGTGTACTGCTCGCAGAGGACGACGCGTCCATCTCGGAGCCACTGGCCCGCGCCCTGCGCCGGGAGGGCTACGAGGTCGAGGTGCGCGAGGACGGACCGACCGCGCTCGACGCGGGGATGCAGGGCGGCGTCGACCTGGTCGTACTGGACCTCGGGCTGCCCGGCATGGACGGCCTTGAAGTGGCCCGCCGGCTGCGCTCCGAGGGGCACACCGTCCCGATCCTCATCCTGACCGCGCGCGCCGACGAGGTGGACACCGTCGTCGGACTCGACGCGGGCGCCGACGACTACGTCACCAAGCCGTTCCGCCTCGCCGAACTGCTCGCCCGGGTCCGGGCGCTGCTGCGCCGCGGGGCCACGGAGCCGCAGCAGCCGCCCGCCACCCACGGCGTGCGGATCGACGTCGAGTCGCACCGGGCGTGGATGGGCGACGAGGAGCTCCAGCTCACGGCGAAGGAGTTCGACCTGCTGCGGGTGCTGGTGCGGGACGCGGGCCGGGTCGTCACCCGCGACCAGCTGATGCGCGAGGTCTGGGACACCACCTGGTGGTCGTCGACGAAGACGCTGGACATGCACATCTCCTGGCTGCGCAAGAAGCTGGGCGACGACGCGGCGAACCCCCGCTACATCGCGACGGTCCGCGGCGTCGGCTTCCGCTTCGAGAAGAGCTGA
- a CDS encoding STAS domain-containing protein produces MDRGTVGSAQSGRLLVEVREEGTSAVVTPAGELDHHTADLLREPLDDCLEKGFARLVVDCSRLEFCDSTGLNVLLGARLKAEAAGGGVHLVGMQPVVARVFEITGADSVFVLHDTLDQALASE; encoded by the coding sequence ATGGACCGCGGGACGGTCGGCAGCGCACAGTCGGGCCGGCTTCTGGTCGAGGTGCGCGAAGAGGGCACGAGCGCTGTCGTGACACCGGCGGGTGAGCTGGATCACCACACCGCCGATCTGTTGCGCGAGCCGCTCGACGACTGCCTGGAGAAGGGTTTCGCGCGTCTGGTGGTGGACTGCTCCCGGCTGGAGTTCTGCGACTCCACCGGGCTCAATGTGCTGCTCGGTGCCCGGCTGAAGGCCGAGGCCGCGGGCGGCGGGGTGCATCTCGTGGGGATGCAGCCGGTGGTGGCCCGGGTCTTCGAGATCACCGGCGCCGACTCGGTGTTCGTCCTCCATGACACGCTCGACCAGGCTCTCGCCTCCGAGTAG
- a CDS encoding RNA polymerase sigma factor SigF, with the protein MEDIMSPRLDESHTQRATSTRSPERREFEPAVESLEGLEALEDFENLTGSDPLAGLPEIPPYDEVGPVDARALSKTLFQRLESLEEGTYDHAYVRNTLVELNLALVKFAASRFRTRSEPMEDIIQVGTIGLIKAIDRFELSRGVEFPTFAMPTIIGEIKRFFRDTSWSVRVPRRLQELRLDLAKAGDELAQQLDRAPTVTELADRLGLTNDEVVEGMVASNAYTASSLDAQPEEDDSEGALADRIGYEDHDLEGVEYVESLKPLIAGLPQRDRKILSLRFVANMTQSEIGEELGISQMHVSRLLARTLVRLRKGLTLEE; encoded by the coding sequence ATGGAGGACATCATGTCACCCCGGCTCGACGAATCGCATACCCAGAGGGCGACGTCGACACGCTCCCCGGAACGACGGGAGTTCGAACCCGCTGTCGAGTCCCTCGAAGGGCTCGAGGCGCTGGAGGACTTCGAGAACCTCACCGGGTCCGACCCCCTGGCCGGACTCCCCGAGATCCCCCCGTACGACGAGGTCGGACCGGTGGACGCGCGGGCGCTGTCCAAGACCCTGTTCCAGCGCCTGGAGTCCCTCGAAGAGGGCACCTACGACCACGCCTACGTCCGCAACACGCTCGTCGAGCTGAACCTCGCCCTGGTCAAGTTCGCCGCCTCCCGGTTCCGCACCCGCAGCGAACCGATGGAGGACATCATCCAGGTCGGCACGATCGGCCTGATCAAGGCGATCGACCGGTTCGAGCTCAGCCGCGGGGTGGAGTTCCCCACGTTCGCGATGCCGACCATCATCGGCGAGATCAAGCGGTTCTTCCGCGACACCTCGTGGTCCGTGCGCGTGCCGCGCCGGCTCCAGGAACTCCGCCTGGACCTGGCCAAGGCCGGGGACGAGCTGGCCCAGCAGCTGGACCGGGCGCCCACGGTGACCGAGCTGGCGGACCGGCTCGGGCTGACCAACGACGAGGTCGTCGAGGGCATGGTCGCCTCCAACGCGTACACGGCGTCGTCCCTGGACGCGCAGCCCGAGGAGGACGACTCCGAGGGCGCGCTCGCGGACCGCATCGGCTACGAGGACCACGACCTCGAGGGCGTCGAGTACGTCGAGTCGCTGAAGCCGCTGATCGCCGGGCTGCCGCAGCGCGACCGGAAGATCCTGTCGCTGCGGTTCGTGGCCAACATGACCCAGTCGGAGATCGGCGAGGAGCTGGGCATCTCCCAGATGCACGTCTCCCGGCTGCTGGCCCGCACGCTCGTCCGGCTGCGCAAGGGCCTGACGCTCGAGGAGTAG
- a CDS encoding oligopeptide:H+ symporter, producing MASSLTKDSVRPGTPGSDKTFFGHPRGLATLFMTEMWERFSYYGMRALLPLYLVAPGGLHLSATTATAIYSVYLSLVYLLAMPGGWVADRVLGPRKTVAVAGAIIMLGHLTLALPSAGTFYGGLGLVAIGSGLLKANISTMVGHLYDGPDDPRRDGGFTLFYVGINVGAFAAPLAIGTVGENVNWHLGFALAAVGMGLGLAQFLLGTRHLSPRSDVVPTPLSAREKSSTLRKTGAWAAAAVIFYAIIGLTGVYTLNWLMVPITVAGLVIPVFVIARIKRDRSLDRAEQSRMTAYIWFFVAAAVFWMIYDQGGSTLSLFADESAKNTVLGWGFPVSWYQSVNPVLIMAFAPVFAAVWLALNRRGKEPSTVVKFASGLMLVGVSFFVFLAPLSIADGGHKAAALWLVAIYFVQTMGELLLSPVGLSVTTKMAPAKYASQLMGVWFLAVTAGDATTGLLSIAGVDLNRNGIVALEATLAVVAGAAVWLYRNKVKELMGDVR from the coding sequence ATGGCGTCCAGCCTGACGAAGGACTCGGTCCGCCCGGGCACCCCCGGCTCCGACAAGACCTTCTTCGGCCACCCCCGCGGACTGGCCACCCTCTTCATGACCGAGATGTGGGAACGGTTCTCCTACTACGGCATGAGGGCTCTGCTCCCGCTGTACCTCGTGGCCCCGGGCGGCCTGCACCTGAGCGCCACCACCGCCACCGCGATCTACTCGGTCTACCTCTCCCTCGTCTATCTGCTCGCCATGCCGGGCGGCTGGGTCGCCGACCGCGTCCTCGGCCCCCGTAAGACGGTCGCCGTCGCCGGCGCGATCATCATGCTGGGCCACCTGACGCTGGCGCTGCCGTCGGCCGGCACGTTCTACGGCGGCCTCGGACTGGTCGCGATCGGCTCGGGTCTGCTGAAGGCCAACATCTCGACCATGGTCGGTCACCTGTACGACGGCCCCGACGACCCGCGCCGGGACGGCGGCTTCACGCTCTTCTACGTCGGCATCAACGTCGGTGCCTTCGCCGCCCCACTGGCCATCGGCACCGTCGGCGAGAACGTCAACTGGCACCTGGGCTTCGCGCTCGCGGCGGTCGGCATGGGCCTGGGCCTGGCCCAGTTCCTGCTCGGCACCCGCCACCTGAGCCCGCGCTCCGACGTCGTCCCCACGCCGCTGTCGGCTCGCGAGAAGTCCTCCACGCTGCGCAAGACCGGCGCCTGGGCGGCCGCCGCCGTGATCTTCTACGCGATCATCGGCCTGACCGGCGTCTACACGCTGAACTGGCTGATGGTGCCGATCACCGTGGCCGGTCTGGTCATCCCGGTGTTCGTCATCGCGCGCATCAAGCGGGACCGCTCGCTGGACCGCGCCGAGCAGTCCCGGATGACCGCCTACATCTGGTTCTTCGTGGCCGCGGCCGTGTTCTGGATGATCTACGACCAGGGCGGCTCGACGCTGTCGCTCTTCGCGGACGAGTCCGCGAAGAACACCGTCCTCGGCTGGGGCTTCCCGGTCTCCTGGTACCAGTCGGTCAACCCCGTGCTGATCATGGCGTTCGCACCGGTGTTCGCCGCGGTGTGGCTGGCGCTGAACCGGCGCGGCAAGGAGCCGAGCACGGTGGTGAAGTTCGCCTCCGGTCTGATGCTGGTCGGCGTCTCCTTCTTCGTCTTCCTGGCCCCCCTGTCGATCGCCGACGGCGGCCACAAGGCGGCCGCGCTGTGGCTGGTGGCGATCTACTTCGTCCAGACGATGGGCGAGCTGCTGCTGTCGCCGGTGGGCCTGTCGGTGACGACGAAGATGGCGCCGGCGAAGTACGCCTCGCAGCTCATGGGCGTCTGGTTCCTCGCGGTCACCGCGGGCGACGCGACGACGGGCCTGCTCTCCATCGCGGGCGTCGACCTCAACAGGAACGGCATCGTCGCCCTGGAGGCCACGCTGGCGGTCGTCGCGGGCGCGGCGGTCTGGCTCTACCGCAACAAGGTCAAGGAACTGATGGGCGACGTGCGCTGA